A stretch of DNA from Xyrauchen texanus isolate HMW12.3.18 chromosome 36, RBS_HiC_50CHRs, whole genome shotgun sequence:
TGCAGAGGATTGCAATTAAAAAAACTGGTGGTGTGACCAATGAGTCCCCCCTTCTCACAGCAGAGGAAGAAAAGGCATTGTCAATACTTGGCACAAGTGCTTCAGATGGCATTAGTGGGGGTATTGACATCCATGGAGGAGTAGGGATAACTCAACCTGAGCCTGAGCCTGAGTCAGGTCCTTCATGCTCAGAGGAACCATCAGTTTCATCTGCCATCTCCCAGCACCTACCATCTCCTAGTCCTCCAAACAACCCTCCCAGGCCTCAGCCTCCATCTTCAGTGTTCCAGACTGCAGCCACAACACCTCAGCAGTTTGAGAATGTCTGTAGCTGTAGTCAGGACCTAGTGCAGCTGGAGAGGGAGAAGCTAGATGTCTTGAAAGACATTAGGCAGTGCCTTCAAGAAGCCAATGAGAGAGACAACAACTTTCAACAGCAGCTCATTGAGCTCAAGAAGGCCAAGCTGGCCTTAAAAGAGAGGAGGCTTGCACTAGAGGAGATGAGTTTTGCAAGGCCCTCTATTTCTGTGCCAATTATCTTGCCAGAAGACACAGGTAATGTGATTTATTGTTCAATGAGGATTCATGAAGTTTCAGTCATATCTTgtgcaatgtgaaatgttttCTATATGTAGTTATGACTCATCCCACTGTACAATGTCTTTTGCAGGTCATGGGGAACTGAATAGCCCAAATTAATAAAActatacaatgttttttattaataaagctagATGCAATGTTTTTTATGTCCATGTGTTTGTTGAACCATGCACACAAGGCCTAAGGCCATATGAAATACTATAATAATTGTTATGAGTTCTTCCAAGTGTTTCTGAAGTAAATGGCTAATGGTTGATGATTATTTTCAGACATAAGCATTTAAGtttcaatattattaatatataaagtcTATATATTTAGCGTGACAGATAGCACAAATATACGTACAGTATGTACTTCATCTAGCCAATACATTTCTACAGGTATAGACAAAAAAGACATGTTTTACCAGTACTGTTCtatgtatacatatttataagaAGCACAACTTTTCATCATTATGAACAGAGGATAGATTAAAGGAATATGTAATCTATACAATTTCTAAGCATGCCACACCTTCACTTTCTTCAATGTAGGGGCTAATGTCATTACTGAAATTGATGACAAGCAATGGGATATGTGAACATTATCACAGCCTGATAATCATCACATGGTTCCTTCAATTAAGCTAGGATTAGTATAGAATTTACACCTCACTAGACTTTCAGAGGAAATCATGGCTGCACTACAACGTGTTCTTCAATTGAGGGTCAGAGAAAGACAAAGACAGAGACGACCACGAAGTAGATTGGTGACTTTAAATGCCTTCGTCAGACAGCATCAAAACCCCTTGGATATCCTTGATGACATGGCTATAATTAGGCGATACCGTCTGCCAAGAAGACAAATAGCCCAACTGCTAAATAGCATTGGACCTCAGCTGATGCGTGCCACCAGGAGAAATTTTGCCTTGTCCCCTGAAGTCCAAATCCTATCAGCCTTGAGATTCTATGCAACAGGCAGTTTTCTCCAGGTACTTGGTGATGGGCTTGGACTAAGTAAGTCATCAGTTTCAAGAGCTGTTCAAGCGGTCACCAATGCATTACTTCCACTTGCTGTGGAACACATTAAATTTCCAGCATCAAGACAGGACATCACAGAAATACAACAGTATTTTTTAACACATCATCACATCCAACAGGTCATTGGAGTGATTAATGGTACCTTGATCCCGATCCTTACACCATCTGTGGATGGCCATGTATATATATGCCGAAAAGGCTATGCAGCTATCAACTGCCAGGTGATCTGTGACCATAAGGGTTTGATCACAGACATTGTGGCAAGGTGGCCCGGAAGCACACACGACTCCTTCATATTCACCAATTCATCTGTGGGTCAGGAGGCACAAAACTCACAGGGACAGTGGAGGCTGCTTGGGGACAGTGGTTACCCACTGAGGCCATATCTCTTCACGTCTGTGGCTAATCCTATGAATAACAGGGAGACAAATTTCAACGAGTCACACCGTGTTGCACGTAGTATTGTGGAACGCACAATAGGGAGGTGGAAGATGCACTTTCGGGCAATTCACCATACCAGCGGTGGTCTTTTGTTTGCTCCACAAAAGTGCTGTGCAGTAATAATAGTAACAGCTATGCTGCACAACATTGCAGTGCAGATGAGAGTGCCCTTACTAAACAGGGAGGAAGATGAAGAGgtggaggagatggaggaggtggaggatgaaGATGGCATGGGACCACATGACCAACCAAGAAATGCCCAATACATGGCTGGTTTTCATGCACGTCAGCAAGTCATTGACAGATTTTTTTGAAATCATCCCTATTTTGGCCAGTCTTTGAAGCATATTTTCCACATTacttattttatgattttttttgttcattcatttaatttagatgtgtatttcaatttttttcttccctttttaattatttcatttataaattaatttaaacaaaacacgATTACAATAAAGTACAATCAAAACCTTATATTATACTCACGTTGCAGTTTAATCTGTTAAATCTAGATAAAAAGTGTAATCTGCCGGTTGTCCTGCAGGAGACCTCATAAATCTGTCTTCTTACGATGCACTTGGGGATTaacgattactccagagcactcgtagTTCTACGAAGATTTTCAAGTGCTACTtaagttacgatgcttttgggaaacagacCATAATATTAAGATCGTACGTTTTTGTGAACttcttttgggaaacgcagcccagctCAACTGCAAAATTGATTGCTTTCAACTGTAGACTTGTTCAGtgaaatgggacaaaaacaaacaatatattgacttataAATCCACTTTTGTATTGTCAGTGCTTCTGGCACAACAatgcaatatacactcactgagcactttattaggaacactatactaatacttGTAGGGCCTCCCTTTGCGGTCAAAACTGACTCAATTCTTTGTgacatggattccacaagatgttggaaacattcctttgagattctggtctgTGTTGACACTATTGCATGCGAATATCCatttctaccacatcccaaaggtgctGTAGAACTGGGAAGGTCACTGAAGAAcaatgaactcattgtcatgttcatgaaaccagtttgagacaacttttgctttgtgacatggtgcattatcatactggaagtagccattagaagatggcaaaattttggtcataaagggatgcacatggtcaacAACTATACTCAAATAGGCTGTGACATTCAAGCGATGATTGATTGGTTTTAACAGGCCCAAAATTTGCAGAGAAAACAGTCACCACACCAGCGCCAACAGCCTTGaatgttgacacaaggcaggctgagtccatggattcatgctgttggtgccaaattctgaccctacaatctgtgtgcctcagcagaaaccAAGATTCATCAGAGCAGACTATGTATTTCAGTCttaaactgtccagttttggtgaaccAGTCACAACTGTAGCCTCAGTTTTATGTTCTTGGCTGATAGAAGTTGAACCCGATGTGgttttctactgttgtagcccatctgcctcaaggtttgacgtgttatgcattctgagatgctattctgctcaccacaattttacagagtgatTTTCTGAGTCACCATAGAGactctgtcagcttgaaccattcCTTCACAGGTCACTTCTCCATTGAcctgtctcatcaacaagatttttccattttataaaaaatattagatttttttatttgtttttggcacagttctgagtaaattctagagacttttgtgcatgaatatcgcaggagatcagcagttacagaaatactcaaaccagcctgtctgacaccaacaaacatgccatggtCAGAtcaaaattttttccccattctgatggttgatttgaagatgaactgaagctcctgacctatatatgcatgattttatgcattgcactgctgccacatgattggctgattagaaaatcacatgagtaagtaggtgtacaggtgttcctaataaagtgctaaatcagtGGATTTCAATCTAAAtatctgaatatattttttatatttatctataatta
This window harbors:
- the LOC127629531 gene encoding putative nuclease HARBI1, yielding MAALQRVLQLRVRERQRQRRPRSRLVTLNAFVRQHQNPLDILDDMAIIRRYRLPRRQIAQLLNSIGPQLMRATRRNFALSPEVQILSALRFYATGSFLQVLGDGLGLSKSSVSRAVQAVTNALLPLAVEHIKFPASRQDITEIQQYFLTHHHIQQVIGVINGTLIPILTPSVDGHVYICRKGYAAINCQVICDHKGLITDIVARWPGSTHDSFIFTNSSVGQEAQNSQGQWRLLGDSGYPLRPYLFTSVANPMNNRETNFNESHRVARSIVERTIGRWKMHFRAIHHTSGGLLFAPQKCCAVIIVTAMLHNIAVQMRVPLLNREEDEEVEEMEEVEDEDGMGPHDQPRNAQYMAGFHARQQVIDRFF